The following are encoded together in the Salvia hispanica cultivar TCC Black 2014 chromosome 6, UniMelb_Shisp_WGS_1.0, whole genome shotgun sequence genome:
- the LOC125196584 gene encoding uncharacterized protein LOC125196584, translating into MNIEEQPSVKIEPNDGVVNHTDKSDYVPIGEGHTNENYDDNGDHGSPPMPLPVPPVQVQVPPVPPPEEENAKDDQIQGERVTDGAASSCKCKTKTTRRRDWYGAELMKTGFIPPSPNAYFVTKKRRGRVYELYIPVEVIKSFNLKLPENVTLIDPKGRQFPAKRKMWADQRMFYIGGWKSLCVVNKVEDEDLCICEFLYNADDLCISVSFFPPK; encoded by the exons ATGAATATTGAAGAGCAGCCGAGTGTAAAGATAGAACCAAATGATGGCGTTGTAAATCATACTGATAAATCTGATTATGTTCCTATCGGTGAAGGACACACAAATGAGAATTATG ACGATAATGGCGATCATGGATCCCCGCCTATGCCGCTGCCTGTGCCACCTGTGCAGGTACAGGTACCCCCTGTACCCCCGCCCGAAGAAGAGAATGCAAAGGATGATCAGATTCAAGGGGAGCGAGTCACGGATG GTGCGGCCAGTTCTTGCAAATGTAAAACCAAAACAACTCGTCGCCGCGACTGGTACGGTGCAGAGCTCATGAAAACAGGGTTCATTCCACCATCCCCAAATGCTTATTTCGTGACCAAAAAACGAAGAGGAAGAGTTTATGAACTA TATATACCTGTGGAAGTGATCAAAAGCTTCAACCTGAAACTCCCTGAGAATGTGACGCTCATCGACCCAAAAGGAAGGCAGTTTCCTGCCAAACGCAAGATGTGGGCGGACCAGAGGATGTTCTACATCGGAGGCTGGAAAAGCCTTTGTGTAGTGAACAAGGTGGAAGACGAAGACTTGTGCATTTGCGAGTTCTTGTATAACGCTGATGATCTATGCATCAGTGTAAGCTTCTTTCCCCCAAAATAG